From the Prunus dulcis chromosome 4, ALMONDv2, whole genome shotgun sequence genome, one window contains:
- the LOC117625686 gene encoding uncharacterized protein LOC117625686 — translation MWRWILFGIGFVFGIPFGRWYLQKLRIVPFKQLLSSFCDDETMPATTSPLLSSFHSYDFPFSLSSGSLWLAFSQPLCGWLSLNLSVAGLPNPLNMKLHCNQWYSN, via the exons ATGTGGAGGTGGATCTTATTTGGGATAGGCTTCGTTTTTGGGATTCCCTTTGGCCGTTGGTATCTTCAGAAGTTAAGGATTGTTCCTTTCAAG CAGCTCCTCTCCTCCTTCTGTGACGACGAGACGATGCCGGCGACCAcatctcctctcctctcaa gtTTTCATAGTTATGATTTCCCTTTCTCACTCTCATCTGGATCTCTATGGCTGGCTTTCTCTCAACCTCTCTGTGGCTGGCTTTCTCTCAACCTCTCTGTGGCAG GACTTCCCAACCCATTGAACATGAAACTTCACTGCAATCAATG GTATTCCAACTAG
- the LOC117625162 gene encoding (-)-alpha-pinene synthase-like: MALEAGSTAQSQNSEADQIVRRTANYQPSIWADQFMNYDSEDTINYAHKQEEVDELKLVVRREVFTTSGDDFSNQMKLIDAIQRLGVAYHFEKEIEEALEHIYAANHFHDDDGDGDLYNVSLGFRLLRQQGHNVSCGIFNKFKDSKNGGFKESLIADVPGMLSFYEATHLRVHGEDILEEALVFTTKHLESATTHVSYQLAEQIAQALERPLRKSLERLCARRFMSIYQDEASHNEALLKLAKSDFNLVQSLHKQELSEIIRWWKELDFGRKLPFARNRIVELYCWILGVYFEPQYIVGRKFVTKIIALMSVMDDIYDAFGTFAELEIFTEAIHQRWHANCMDGLPDYMQIFFHTLLNVFNEIEEEMVKEGRAYRAHYAKEAWKTTAKAYFDEAKWFHEGCIPSMEEYMRVAATSAASFALSTTSLVGMGDIVTKESFEWLFNDPKILRASNIIVRLMDDIVSSKFEKERGHVACAIDCYMKQYGVSDEQEIIDVFNKQIVDSWKDINEEFLRPTSMPMPILERIVNLTRVVDLLYQKNDGYTHAGKVMNDCVALYLIDPAPV, from the exons ATGGCTCTAGAAGCTGGTTCAACAGCTCAATCACAAAATTCTGAGGCTGATCAAATTGTTCGACGGACAGCAAATTACCAACCGAGCATTTGGGCGGATCAGTTTATGAATTATGATTCAGAAGACACT ATAAATTATGCCCATAAGCAAGAAGAAGTTGATGAACTGAAACTAGTAGTGAGGAGGGAAGTGTTCACAACCAGTGGAGATGATTTTTCAAATCAGATGAAACTAATTGATGCAATCCAGCGCCTCGGCGTGGCGTACCACTTCGAAAAGGAAATAGAAGAAGCACTGGAACATATATATGCTGCAAATCATTtccatgatgatgatggtgatggtgaccTATACAATGTTTCCCTTGGTTTTCGGCTATTAAGACAACAAGGACATAATGTTTCATGCG GAATATTCAACAAGTTCAAAGATAGTAAAAATGGAGGCTTCAAGGAAAGCTTAATTGCTGATGTGCCGGGAATGCTAAGCTTTTATGAAGCAACGCATCTGAGGGTGCATGGAGAAGATATACTAGAAGAGGCTCTTGTTTTCACGACAAAACATCTGGAGTCGGCAACAACCCATGTAAGCTATCAACTGGCAGAACAAATAGCTCAAGCCCTAGAGAGACCTCTCCGAAAGAGTCTCGAGAGGTTATGCGCCCGTCGGTTCATGTCCATCTACCAAGATGAAGCTTCACATAATGAAGCTCTATTAAAACTTGCCAAGTCAGATTTCAATCTTGTTCAGTCTTTGCATAAACAGGAGCTCAGTGAGATTATTAG GTGGTGGAAAGAACTAGACTTCGGAAGGAAGCTGCCTTTTGCAAGAAACAGAATTGTGGAGTTATACTGCTGGATTTTGGGGGTCTATTTTGAGCCCCAATACATTGTTGGAAGAAAATTTGTCACAAAAATTATTGCCCTGATGTCTGTGATGGATGATATCTACGACGCGTTCGGTACATTTGCAGAACTTGAGATCTTTACCGAAGCAATTCATCAAAG ATGGCATGCCAATTGCATGGATGGACTGCCAGACTACATGCAAATATTCTTCCATACGCTTTTGAATGTTTTCAATGAAATTGAGGAGGAGATGGTGAAGGAAGGAAGAGCATACCGAGCTCACTATGCAAAAGAAGCT TGGAAAACTACTGCCAAGGCTTACTTTGATGAGGCCAAATGGTTCCACGAAGGATGCATCCCAAGCATGGAGGAGTATATGCGTGTTGCTGCAACTTCTGCTGCTAGCTTCGCACTTTCAACTACATCTTTAGTTGGCATGGGAGATATTGTAACCAAGGAGTCCTTTGAGTGGTTGTTCAATGACCCTAAAATTCTTAGAGCTTCCAATATCATTGTTAGGCTCATGGATGACATCGTTTCGAGCAAG tttgaaaaagagagaggcCATGTTGCTTGTGCTATTGACTGTTACATGAAGCAATATGGGGTCTCAGATGAGCAAGAGATAATTGATGtcttcaacaaacaaattgTGGATTCGTGGAAAGATATCAACGAGGAGTTCCTTAGACCAACTTCTATGCCGATGCCTATCCTTGAACGTATTGTTAATTTAACCAGAGTGGTGGATCTCCTCTACCAAAAAAATGATGGCTACACACATGCAGGAAAAGTGATGAACGATTGCGTCGCTTTGTATTTGATTGATCCGGCACCAGTATGA